TTCTGAAGCTGTTGAAGGAGATTTTGAATTTGCTGAGCGGCTTGAGTGAGGTCTTGGCTCATATTGGTGTAGTTACCCTGAATGTAATTACCCTCGATTCGCTCGTTGTAATTACCACTACCCATGTGAATATTTCGATCTCCCATTGCTTGGCTCCCTGCGATCGCAGTTATATGAATTGATCTACTAGCTTGAAGTTTAACGATTTCAATCATATCTGTACTCTGACGCTTATAGATTTCGATTTCTCGGTCTTTTGCGTCTAGCTCGGCTCGATATTGAGTTTCTAGAAATTGAAGCTTCATATCATAAAGTTCTTTCGCCTGACTCTCGATCGCTGCCTTATCCGCTTCTGCTGGCACTTCTAATCGAATGACGAAGGCTCCGTCGCTTTTCTTCTCAATCGCCTGAATGGAGAGGTCATTGTACTGCAATCTCAGTTCTTGAAAAGATTGGAAGAAGACTTGCCAGTTAATTCCATCGACAAAGACCAGATCAACGGTTTCGAGAGCTTGCTGAATGAGTGTAGTAAATTCACCAGGGGCAAAGGTGCAATTGGGATCGCTGGGACGACGATCGCTCAAAAGGTATCTCCGTTCTTGGTTTGACCACTCATATTTCCAATAAACATATTCACAGATTATGTTGTCTAACTGCACCCTATTAATGTTCCAATCTTGAATACAAGCACCTGTCAAATTTGCAGAAGTTAAGTTGCTCTCTATCAGTTCGGAGGCGCTTAAAAGGGTATTGCTAAGATTGGCAAAGCTGAAGTCGGCATGGCTCAGTCTACATCTCCAAAGATTGGCATCTCTAAGGTCAGCACCATTTAAATTGGCATAAGCAAGGTCAGCACGGCTGAGATCGGCACCTCTAAGGTCAGCACTCATGAGACTGGATTCCCTGAGATCAACCTCCCTAAGATCAGCACTACTGAGGTCAGCGCGTATGAGATTGGATTCTCTGAGATCAGCACGTATGAAATTAGCATCTCTAAGGTTGGCATAGAAAAAATTAGTGCATATCAAAATGGCATCACTGAGGTTCGCAAAGCTGAGTTTGGTTCTATTGAAGTCAGCACCCTGAAGTTTGGCTCTAGTAAAGCCAGCGCCAATGAGGTCGATATCGCTGAAGTCAGCACCACTAAGGTCAATCTCTACATCACGATGTTCTTCTCGCCACTGATTCCAAACCTCTATCCCCTATCTCAACACCTCGACCTGCTCCCGATTCGCCATCATCTTTTCCTCAGCGCTGCGACATTCACTACTTCACCACGATCGCGCCTAATCCCTGATTTCTCTTTAACTTACAGCGACGGAAAACTATCACATCTCATCAGCATTTTCAAATGTCGATCGGTTGAAGGAAATCGATCGCGCCGATACTTCTCCCGATTCGCCTCCTGATGCTCCGGGCTACCCTCCTCACCGACCTCGCAAGACTTCAACCACCCCCTTTTGCTTCAGAGCCGCGAAATGCGGCAATAAGGCGACCTGAAGAAAACCCCTGCGGCTCAAGAAGCAGAGCAGGCAGGGAAAGAGAAAATTCAGGGTTGCTGTTGCTTTACTACTTCTTCTTTTTGCTAGTTTTCTTACGAGTGTTTTTCTTCACGGTCCTCCGCTGTGATGCCATTCCTTTTGGCTTCGATCGATCCGGGGTAGGTTGACCGAGAGACGAAAACGCCAAACTTCCATCGATTAGGCTTCTGAGTGGATTCGCACTCGAATCAGGCGAATTGAGGTCAAGGCTTGCAGTGTATTGCTGCTGAAACGCTTCAATTCCTTGAGAATTCGTCATATCAAATTCGGCTTGATGTCCCATCATCATCAAGGTTTTCGCAATTCCGCCTCTTGCAGGATCGCTCATCATGCCCGGAAATTGAGTCGCGATCGATTCCAAATATTTGACGATCGCATTGGCACTACGAAGATTGTACTGTCGCTGAAGAAATCGCCAGAATGCCACCAGTTCAGGAATGGCATCTTCGGCTTCAGAAGGGTCAAGGATCGTAACTTTGCGAGGGAGTGTGGATTCCATTAGCATCTGCACATCCCTTGGTCAGCCTGGGTAACGTAGTCTCACCGTAGTTGTAGCCCAATTCGATAAAGGTGCTAATCCAATAGCCGCCGTTAGAATAATCCTGGAGGTGTGCTTCTCCTTCAGGCGAGTTAACAAATTCCTCGATCGCGCTGTTAGTGTATGTATCAAGGATTGGTTCAATCTCTCCTACGATGAGATTGTCTAGCTGCCGTAGGTTGAAAGCCATGCTGAGTCTCCTGCAAATACAACGTCCCCCATTGTGCCATCGCTGAACGGGTATTCTGAGATTCGAGCAATTATTTCAACAATTTCACCTTCACTTCTGCAAGTTTCGCGATGCCTCTGGCGCAGTGCTCACTGCTTGCTCTTACTTTATCCCTGATTTTCAGAAGCAAGTAGACTATGAAAAATTAGTCAAAAAACAGTAGAATCTCAGTTGGTTAGAGTCAATAACAGGAATTTATACCTTGGAATCTGGGAGGTCAGGATGGAGGGTCAATGTCTTTGTGGTGCAATCACAGTGAAAACGCCAGATAAAAAAAGCGTTGATGCTTGTCATTGCGGAATGTGTCGGCGCTGGGGAGGCAGTCCGGCTTTGGGAATTTCTTGCGGTTCAGAGGTTCAAATCGACGGCAGCGATCAATTGAAAGTCTATCAATCTTCAGAATGGGCTGAGCGGGCTTTTTGCAGCGAATGTGGAACTCACATTTTCTATAAGTTGCTGCCAGCAGGTGAATATTTCCTGTCCGCAGGACTGTTTCAAGATGGGATTGAGTTTGAGTTTACGGAACAGATTTTTATTGATCGCAAGCCCAACTATTACGATTTTGCGAACCAGACTTTGAATCTGACAGAAGCAGAGGTGTTCGCCAAGTTTGCGTCGATCGAGGAGGGTTAGTCAAAACGTAAACTCAACCTGATACAGTCTCAATCTCAACACTCTAAGTTTGAACTGATAAAGCGATCGACGACTTGTATAATCCGCTCCTCAAACTGCTGTTGACTTCGTGGCTCCAGCGACGGCGATAGAATCAGAATATCAGGCGAGATGAACCGCTCGATCGGGACAGGATAAGCAATCAGATAAAGTTCTAATCCGCCTAAACGCTCCCAGTACGGGCATAACAGTTGGGATAAGAGACTTGAATCGATGATCAACTCATTAATTTCTCCAAGGGCGACCGTTTCATCGATTGGTCGCAGCATCCACTGCTGCTCGCGCTGCCGAGATGGATATTCCGTTTGTAATTCTCGCAGTCGCGCTAGATTTTCGGGTGTGCCTTCCCAAGCGGCGAGTTTATCTCCCTTCCAAAGATTAGGTGGCGTTACTTCTCCATAAAGATGCTGCACAGCGGCTTGCAGCTTGAGAGCTTGTTGGTGCTGCCACGCTACTCGTCGATCGCTTTCTTGAGTGAGTGCGGGTGAATCAAAAGCAGGCAGTTCGAGATCAGGATACCTTGACTTTGACTCTTCGCCCCATTGCAAAAGCCGCTCTCGCTCTCGCTGTTGTTCCGCTTCGAGACTCTCAACTTGCCACTGCATTCGTGAATCGAGCAGGAGTGCAGTTTTGGTCAGCCATCGTTGCCAAATCTCTGCGGTATGCCGGACTCACGTAGTGGGCAATGATGACCTGCTTGCTCCATATGGTGAGCGATCGTTAAACCGTCGCCGAGAGTTGTGCGAGATTCTGCGATCGCATTACGAAATTGACATTGTGCTGAAAAACTTTATCTCGGATGGAGAAGATGAAGGTCAGTCTTTGTACTCAACGACACCGCTTCAGATTGCTCAAATACAGAAAAAACTGCTCGTGATCACCTGTTCCTATGAATGGCTAGGTGTAAAAGAAGGAATAGAGAAGGCAACGAAGATTTCTCCAGATTCGATCAAATTCCATTTGTTTGAACAAGTCCAATAATCGTGTTCTTGGGCAACTCGCTACCTTTACAAATTCTGGAATGCTATTGTTCAGGGGTGAGTTGCGGCAAGCGATCAAAGCGATATGGCTTATCGGCTTCGGTAAACGCAGGATAGTTCGCTTGTAGTCGGTTGGGTTGAATGTGTGGGTATTTTGGTGATACTGTTCGATGGGCGCATCTTGGCAGTACGGTAAGCCAAACACGCTGCCCACAAGTGACCGCGATAATTTCCATCCCTGCTGGCTACTGTGCCTCCAGTGAAAGAACAGACCGAAGCGAGCGGTGTCAGACCAAGTATTTTGAATGCTTCTAGTTTACGGTGGTTGCAGAGATCAATCCTCTACTTTGCACGATCGTGCCACAGCGTTGTTTACGCTCGTAGCTACCACAGCCCGAATATCGCAAAAGTCGCAAGGTGATCCATGATTCACCAGCGCTGTCATTTTGGAGCCAATCGCGTTGTGCAGGCTCTGAAGCTGAAGGGGCGACCAGGACGATACAATCGACGGCTCAATTTCACCAGCGCGATCGCGCATTTGCACAGAAAACATCGGATTGTCTTCCTGCTTCAACTCTAAAATCATTCCGGTGCATATGGGGCGATCGTGCAGCATTAGTCCATTTACTTCACTCACTTGCTGCACAATTGATCGCAACCGTTCTACGGCAAGCCGCTGCTCAGACTCTGGAGATGGTTGTGCCCATTCCACCTGAAGCATGTGCCTCTCCCGATCGTTCAGATAGCATTGCAAAGCGAACTCTCCAACCAGGACGAAATGTTGCGCTTCTGGAATGTCACACAACTGTTGCAGAATTGCGTCTACGATCGAATGAATCTGGGTCGGGCGTTGCGGTCGAAGTGATACCCGTATCTGATTCGGGAATGTCAGCAACGACATCCCTTTCAGGCACAAGACTTGTGCTGCCTTTGGCTCACAGCACGATCGTGGATTGTGTCGTTCATAATGGGCTTGTAGAACTGAGCCACCCAAAACTGGAGTTCAACCGAACCCGCTTCTGAAGGCGGCATACGCTGGAGAATGAAGTAATGGAAAGCCATCAAACACTTCGCGCCACGTGGAAAATAGCAAAAAAGTTTCTGGAGTGGGAATGATGCCAAAGTCCCAAGCTCCACAGATACGAGCCACATAGTCGGCTTGATCTGCGATCGTGACTTCGCAATTTGGACAGCGACTCGTGAACATCGGATGCCAGTCGAGCAACGCCAATTTATCCGCTTCAATCCATTTCTGCACCGAGGAGCTAATCAATTCTCCTGCATAGTACGATTCGCCTATTCGCAAGTCAGAATATGGCACGATCGAGATTGTCGCACTTTGTAGAGGAAAAAAATGAGTGATGTTCAAATTAGCCTCGTCACTGCGACACATCTGCGCGCTCAGATTCTTCAACAACAGGCACTTCCCAGTATCCTGAATCAAACGGATATGAACTTCGAGTGGATTGTGATCAACGACGGATGTGATGCTCAGACACGATCGCTGATCAAACAGCTTCAGGCTCCTTGCTCGATCGTCTACCTTGAATTCGATCATCCCGCAACCGGGTTTGGACTCTGCCATGCCCGCAATCTCGGCATTGAAGCGGCTTCAAATTCTCTCATTGCTTACCTGGACGACGACAATACGATCGTGCCCCACTTCATCGAGCAAACACACCAGTTCTTTTCACACCACCCGGATACGCGGTACAGCATGGCAGTCCAGCAGCGACAGCGAAATGTAGAGGAAAATGGAACGATCGTTCGGGCAGGGCAACCGTTCTTATCTCCGCCCCCAGACTGTACGCTGACAGATTTAATTGAACAGCGATCGCTGTTTGACAGTAACGGATTCACGCACTATCGAGAGAATGCACCCCGTTGGAATCCAGAATACAAGGTGTTTGCGGACTATGAGTATTTACTGCAATGTGTCCAGCTTTGGGGACGCGAACCGTTCAAATTGCAGTCTCAACCCTTAGTTCAGTACATTCAGTCTTCAATGGGCGTGATTGGGCGATCGACCTATTCAGAGTGGGCAGACGAACTCCAATCAATTTTAGAATCTAGAGATGATCACGCTCTCACTGAATCAGAGATGGCTATGCTTACTCAATCGCTTGAGTCTTGGCGTTTCAGAGCTACGCCCATTTCAGCATTTCAACCATGACTCCCTGTAGTTCATTCACTACCAAGACGATCGAGAATGACCAAGTCATCTCCACAGTCTTGACTGGACACATCGATCTCGTCAGCAGCCCGCGCATTGTCTCGTTCGGGTCTTCACTACTGGCACACCTTCTAACTCCAGCACGATTGTGTTGTCTGAACTTTGCAGTAATGATCGTCAAACTCAACTTGCGTCGGACTTTGGCACGATCGCAGATGTCGTCTGGAGTGGCTTAAAACAGCAGGGAGTCAGCGTGAACCTCGATACCCTGACCTGGCTTGCTCACTACGGCAATTTCTCTTCATTTGAGGCGCTTTCCCCAGAAACGTTTCTGGTGGTGAATTTGCATCAAATCAACGGACAGTTTCAGGAGACTGAACCAGAAACTGTGCTGCTTAACACGCAAGATTTCGTGCCCTACATTAGTAAACTTCCATTAGAGCCAGTCTTCGAGGTTCTTCATTAACTGGGTTGGACAGCGCATCACTGATGACAGCAACACATTCGATCAGGATTGCAGCTAGCGCCAATGTAAAGCCTCACCATGAGTCAATAGAAAATCTGCAATCGCTAGCAGTTTCTGGTAGCACACAGCCGGCGATCTCCGCCCTGCCCACTACTAAACCAATGTTCGACGGTCGAGATCGAGCAGCAAATCTGGCTAACTTCGAGAGAGGAGAGTGTCCAGCGAGCCAGAAAAGCATCGGGTGACATCAATCGTGAAACTACGCCAGCCATTCTCGATCTCGCTGCCTTTGGCACAGGGAACCTGCTCGCGTCAGGAATCTGGTTGATTCTAATCGTGATTGGATCAAGCACTCCAGAAATTGCAGGTATCCATCACCCCGACACTGCCGAAGATGGAGCAAGCTGAAAGCGCGAGGGTTTTGTCTCCAACTCGTTTCACCGTTCCGGCACGAGTCGCGTGCATCAGGGTTGCATCCAGTGTTTTTCTGGCTCTCGGTATCTCCGTCGCATCAAATTCGTCATACAACGCATTGATCAAATCATCGCCTGTATAAATCTGCCCTGGGTCTTCCTGCATGGCTTGAAGCATCGCCTCACTCGAATTCATCCCCTTAAATTTACGCGTCAGTTGCTTTGCATCAAACGCTTTCACTGCGGTGGGTTCCGCCGCTGGTTCTTTGAGTTTTGCTTTCTTCGCACCTGTTTTACGCGAGGTCTGTGATGCACGAGTAGACGTAGGCTGGAGGTCAGTTGGAGTTTGTCCTAGTTGTTCTGTCACAGATTCAGCGTGTTTTGATTGTAGTACTGGGAATAGCAGACTGTGAAATGACTGAGACACTGCGCTATGAGAATTCGCAATGTCGATATTCACAGATTGTTGAACCTAGATCAATCACAAAGTGCAAGAAGCGACTAGCAGAATAAACTGCTGATCGCTTGACTGTTCTCCTTGAATCTGAAAATTGCAAAATGGAAGTCATCTAAGCAGCACTCGGCTGAGCCTGACGCTGAAGAAACGCGAGGATTGAAGGCTTTTCCAATTGTCCCACTAAGCTGCCGTTCTCACGAATGACCGTTAAGGCTGAAAGATGTTTTTCATCTAGCAGTTTCACCACATCGAGCAAAGATGCTTGAGCTGGAACTGTTCTCTCGACTGCGATCTCACTCATTACGTCTCGCACCCGCTGATTCGACCAGTCCTCAACTGGAACACTTCTGAGTGAATCGATCGAGATTTCTCCTACTAATTGCCCTTCTGCATCCGTCACTAGAAACTTCTGATTTGGGTCACGATTCAAAATCTGCTGATCAGCAAATGCTCTTAGCGGTAATTCTGCATCCACAGCCGAGCGATTTGCCATCACTGCCTCTTCAGCCGTGAATTGAGCTAATTGCTCTTGCACCCGTGCAGATCGCGCCGATTGAGTTGCATTCTGAAGCAAGAAACCGCCAATAAGCAGATTCCAGATATTCGCAAAACTGCCAAACAGAACCAGTGGAATTAAACCTGATGCGATCGCAATCCAACTTAGAACTTGTCCAGATCGACTCGCAACTACTGTCGCACGATAAGGATTTCCAGTCAGTTTCCAAACCAAAGCTTTCAGAACGTTCCCACCGTCCAGCGGCAGACCTGGAATCAAATTAAATAAAGCAAGTGCCAGGTTCACCGAAGCAATCACACCTAAAATCTCTGCCCCAATTCCAGTTCCGATTGCCCACCCGAATAGGCTTAGAAATCCGAATAGAATCAAGCTGACGACAGGACCTGCGATCGCAACCTGAAAGGCTTCAGAGGGTGTCTTGGATTCTTTCTCTAAGCTGGCAAGTCCACCAAATAGGAAAAGCGTAATTGATCTCACTGGGATGCCTTGGCGCATTGCGACCAGACTATGCCCCAACTCATGGGCAAGGACTGAAGCAAACAGCAAAAGTGCCGTCACAAGTCCAAGTATCCAAGGCAGTCCTACAGCAAGTTCTGGAAGTTGAGCTGCAATCCCTGAGCCGTAGCTCCAAGTAATCAATCCCAGTACCAGAAACCAGGAAGGATGCACATAAAAGGGAATGCCGAATAGCTTGCCGATGCGAATATTACCGTTCATAAGTAATCCCTGAACTTCAGTGGATGACTCTAATGTAACGGAATATGAAGCAAGAACTCAGGATCGTGAGGTGGTGAAGACCGTGCTATTTATGACGGTTCACACCCTGAGCGAAGTTGACTAAAACGATCTCATTTTGAATCAAAGACCGCTTTGAAGCTGCATAAAGTCGTCGCAGTTTTGAAAGAAAACGCAGCTCGATCGAGAATTCAAGCTGAGCAAATTTTCTCAAAGACTTTGCAGCCTCTCTAGAAGCTGATTTGCTTCAGTTACGGCAACCTGTGCAGTCGTTTTGTGCAGGGATCTCATGACCCACCACTTATAATCCGCCAACGACCACCCTAATCGCACCGTTTCGCGAAAGATTTGTCGCATCACGGTTTCTTGCTGCATCGAATAGCCGGAAGTAGGATCAGGATAAAATCCTGGGGCTTGTCCAGTTGCACTCAGTTGAAAGCAGGCGACGGGAAACTGTTGCATTGCGGTTGAAAGGGGCAGCGGACGAGCATTCCAATAGTGATCAGGGTGAAGATACCAATCGGCATCGGTCAGCCGAAAGTCAGGGGGCGGAGCCGTGTAGAAGAGGGCAGTTCGTCCGTTGTTCTCGGAAGTGAGATATTCAGCTTTTACCACTTGATCGAGCCAATCTCGTTCAGCGGCGGTTAACGATCGAGGCTGAAGCGAATCTGGAAGCTGGAGGTAAAGTAAGCCTGCTTCCCAAAGCGCGATTCGCTCTGCTGCTTCAATAGTGGGAAAATTTTGCCATTGATTAGATTGTTCAGTTTGATTGGCACGTTGTCTTGCCCGAATCGAGGAAGTTGGTTGACCAAAGCCTTTAGATGAAGACATAACAAACAGAGCATCAACAGCTTCGTTTATCCTAAAACATCTTTAGCCACTCGGAAATCTTAACCAACCTGGATAATAGTGAGACCAGGCATACGCCTCCGCCTGCAAGATGGGATCACCTGAATCAAGAAATCGCTGCATTTTCATAACTTGATGGGGCGCAGGCGGAGGATTTGAATCAGTTGCGTTCTCTAATTCAAAAGTCTTTGACAGATCCTCAATTGCTGCGAGATGGACACAATCCATTTCAGCTTGTTGCTCAGTCGTAAAATTACTGCCTAATGAAACAGAATCAACATCAACACAATCGCTAGAAGCAGGATGTAGAAAGGAATTACCGCCATGACCAGGTAATAAGCTTGTAGAATCCACAAGCAATTCTTGAGCGCTACCTGCTTCTAGCTGAGTAGAAATATTTCTAGAGTTCTCACAATCTAAAGAATCTGGATCGGTCAACTCCGAGCTAATTGAAAGATATTCAGGATGCCAGAGATCTCGATGTTTATAGAGTGATCCACCTCCAATTTTGTAGTGCAGCAGAACTTTAAACCGAGCAGTTGCATTTGTAGGTAATGATTCTTTTTCTAACAAATCAGCGATCGCACTTCTAATTCGATCTCTTGCGTTTTCTGATTGTTGCTGATTCCAAGTGGGAGCTTTTTCAACGGCTTGATCAATTAGCTCTGACTTTTGCCTGAATTTGCCGTTCTGTTCTCCATAGTGAAAGTAATGGCTATTCTCAACGCACCGTGCCCATTCTTCTGCTCTGTGTTCGATTTCATGTTGATGATTACAAAACTCGGTGTAGCCTGGAAGCGATCGTGCAACTTCCACAATGCGATTCACAAGTGCTGTTCCTATGAGCGGCTCACCTCCGGCTAAAACATGATGAAAAATGTATTCGCGCATCGTAATTCGACCTAGCAAGCGATTCGTTTGTCCCGAACTCGTCCAACCCAATTCAATCTCAGCATTAAGATCCGCAATGAATTTATCTGCTTTTCCTGAAATGTGAAGCAGACGGTGTTTTGCTTGCTTCAGAATCCGCTTAAAGAGTTGCGAATCTAATTCATTCTGTTGTTGAGCAAACTTCCACTGTTCTGCAAATTGTTGCTGTGTACTCCAAATCGGTTCAAGATCTCGATTGAGTAGGTAAGAACCTACTTGCAGAGGGAGTCGATGAGCATTGAACAAGCTCAGAGTTCCATCTGCGGAATAAGGTTTTGGATTTGGAAAGACTTCGAGTTGTCCCGACCGAATCTTGAAGCCAGCATTTTCCAACAGTGTAGAAATGACGATCGCCAACTGCCAGGAACTCACAGCCTGCGACAAAGGAAAGTACAAATGAAGTCCGCCGCTATAACTGGAAGTACAAGCGAGATACTGTACCAATCCAAGCACTTCTAGAGTTGCGGCAATCCGGGAGATCGCAAAGGGATCATGAGCCGGATGATAGAAGCTTTGAATATCAATGTCGAGTAAACAGTACTGTGTTTGACTACCAAAGCGCACACCGTACAAACCAGTCGATTGCTGAATGACGCGATCGCTGAGGGGATAGCGGCTTTCTGTTTTCCAACTGGGTTTCTCTTTGGGTTGGGCGTGATCTGCCCAAATGAAATCATAGCGATGCGGAAAAAGTGCCAGAAACTCGTCGCTCCATTCCTGCACAAACGATGAAGAGAACTTCCCTGCATCCCTTTGAGATTGTTGTAATCGATCACTCATGCTTGTAGAACAACTCACATCCGATCGGGATCGTTTATATCAGATGCTCGATCGCTGATCCGGCTTAGGATCTGACTGTTTTGTAATCGCTTTGATTACAACTGTGCGAAGTTATCACGATGTAATCGGTAGTGTAGCGATCGATTGGGGCAGAGGTTCTAGAGCGATCGGGTAGGGGGATCTAGAATTTTTGGGTTAGGGGGTCTAGTGCGATCGAATGCGGCTCTAGAGTCAATTGGGGAGGGGGATCTAGAAGAATTGGGGAGTAGGGTCTAGAGCGTTTGGGGGTGACGCTCTAGAAGTTTTTCGGGGGTGCAGGTCTAGGGGCAGTTGTAATCAGTTGTTTGGGTATGAGGTTCTAGAACAAGCTGTAATCAATTGTTTGGGGTGGGGGATCTAGACTCGTGTGTAATCGGCTAAGAGTTTCACCGTTAAAAGGTTTGAGCGTTTTAACATGAGGTTGCATTCTCGATCTAATTTCAAGAAGATTCCTAAAATTAACAAGCAGAATGACGAGATAGAACGGCTTTGAAGCGTTGTAATCACTTTGATGGATCGCCGATCGTGATTACAACGCTGTAATCACCTGTAATCAAATCTTGTAATCAAACGCTGTAATCATCTGTAATCATCTCGATCGAATAACAAGCAAAATTACAAGTCTTGCTCAAATAATTGCCGCAAAGTCTGTTCGTTTTCAGAACTAATCGATCGCTCTTCGTTCTCGATCAGCGAAATCAGCCCCTGACTCATGCCACTTAGTTGAGAGAGCTTGCGCTGACTCCATTTTTTTGACTGACGTAACATCTTGACCTGTTGCCCGGTCAATCTCTGATCTTCAACGATCGTAGTCCCAGACTCTTCATGCTCTTCAACGGTTGTGGCTGTAATCGCTTCAGTTTGCCAATCTTCGGCAGGTGTGATCCAGAGTTTTGCGGCGAGTAGTCGATCGAAGAAGCCACGAGGACGTTGAATCTCATCGCGCCCAAATCCAGGCGGCTGAAGCTCTAAAGGATAGGTTTCTGCATCAAACTGAATCGACCATCCACGATCGTGCAACGTCAGCAAATCTTCATCCCAAGTACTCGCTAATTTCTTGCGAAACTCACTGCCTTGTTTTGCTTGCTGGATTTTCTGATTGCCATATGCTACTTCCATCAGGGTTTGAACATTCAGCGGATCTTGACGATTGAACTGAGCTTTGAACAAAAGCCAAACAATCAATCGCGCTGCTCCTTCTCGATGCTGCCAAAGGCTCATGACACTTTCAAGCAAGGTTTGTGGCAGGTTTCCAAGCTGATGATACGCAGTGCGATCGCGCTTTCCTTCCTCGTTCAGAAAGTATCTCGCCCACAATCCCGGTTTAACAATAAACGTCATTCCCGTGAGTTCTTTATTGCCAAAGAGGTCTTGCTGATAGTGATAGCGTGTTCCCATAATGTGCCACAGTCGCCCTTCTTCAACCGTGAACCCTTTGACTCGTCCTTGAGTGGGCAATGAAATGAAAGTAGTGATTTTACAAGGCTGTTTGACTAATTCCTCGATGAGCGCGAGCTTTTCCCTGCGGTTTTTATCAGTCCGTTTTTTCAGTCCCAAGTAAGCTTCGATTTGTCGATCGTCAATAATTAACTCTTGCTCCCAAGGGCGTTCTAACTGTGCTGCGTGTGCTGCGTAGATCAAGTGCATACAAGCTGCACGAATATCAAAGGTGTCAATCACTGCCAGCGCTGCCGCTCCTGCAAGCGTCGCGGGATGTTC
This sequence is a window from Leptolyngbya sp. NIES-2104. Protein-coding genes within it:
- a CDS encoding pentapeptide repeat-containing protein, which encodes MEVWNQWREEHRDVEIDLSGADFSDIDLIGAGFTRAKLQGADFNRTKLSFANLSDAILICTNFFYANLRDANFIRADLRESNLIRADLSSADLREVDLRESSLMSADLRGADLSRADLAYANLNGADLRDANLWRCRLSHADFSFANLSNTLLSASELIESNLTSANLTGACIQDWNINRVQLDNIICEYVYWKYEWSNQERRYLLSDRRPSDPNCTFAPGEFTTLIQQALETVDLVFVDGINWQVFFQSFQELRLQYNDLSIQAIEKKSDGAFVIRLEVPAEADKAAIESQAKELYDMKLQFLETQYRAELDAKDREIEIYKRQSTDMIEIVKLQASRSIHITAIAGSQAMGDRNIHMGSGNYNERIEGNYIQGNYTNMSQDLTQAAQQIQNLLQQLQNQGVTVEAAQQQVATDMAKQAKSNPAMMGKLVLWGKAMANKASETTVSEAAKVVFTLALKAAGLS
- a CDS encoding GFA family protein, which gives rise to MEGQCLCGAITVKTPDKKSVDACHCGMCRRWGGSPALGISCGSEVQIDGSDQLKVYQSSEWAERAFCSECGTHIFYKLLPAGEYFLSAGLFQDGIEFEFTEQIFIDRKPNYYDFANQTLNLTEAEVFAKFASIEEG
- a CDS encoding glycosyltransferase family A protein — encoded protein: MSDVQISLVTATHLRAQILQQQALPSILNQTDMNFEWIVINDGCDAQTRSLIKQLQAPCSIVYLEFDHPATGFGLCHARNLGIEAASNSLIAYLDDDNTIVPHFIEQTHQFFSHHPDTRYSMAVQQRQRNVEENGTIVRAGQPFLSPPPDCTLTDLIEQRSLFDSNGFTHYRENAPRWNPEYKVFADYEYLLQCVQLWGREPFKLQSQPLVQYIQSSMGVIGRSTYSEWADELQSILESRDDHALTESEMAMLTQSLESWRFRATPISAFQP
- a CDS encoding site-2 protease family protein, with protein sequence MNGNIRIGKLFGIPFYVHPSWFLVLGLITWSYGSGIAAQLPELAVGLPWILGLVTALLLFASVLAHELGHSLVAMRQGIPVRSITLFLFGGLASLEKESKTPSEAFQVAIAGPVVSLILFGFLSLFGWAIGTGIGAEILGVIASVNLALALFNLIPGLPLDGGNVLKALVWKLTGNPYRATVVASRSGQVLSWIAIASGLIPLVLFGSFANIWNLLIGGFLLQNATQSARSARVQEQLAQFTAEEAVMANRSAVDAELPLRAFADQQILNRDPNQKFLVTDAEGQLVGEISIDSLRSVPVEDWSNQRVRDVMSEIAVERTVPAQASLLDVVKLLDEKHLSALTVIRENGSLVGQLEKPSILAFLQRQAQPSAA
- a CDS encoding helix-turn-helix domain-containing protein, yielding MARQKKNAKLTETSAVPKPARTQKAKQKPKPISAVERPKTSPDLFSEHHATRMASALPIWEAGNILTQRKHLPWDNDPDGKLYYARDIGDGQGAIHFWVTENLEDEHPATLAGAAALAVIDTFDIRAACMHLIYAAHAAQLERPWEQELIIDDRQIEAYLGLKKRTDKNRREKLALIEELVKQPCKITTFISLPTQGRVKGFTVEEGRLWHIMGTRYHYQQDLFGNKELTGMTFIVKPGLWARYFLNEEGKRDRTAYHQLGNLPQTLLESVMSLWQHREGAARLIVWLLFKAQFNRQDPLNVQTLMEVAYGNQKIQQAKQGSEFRKKLASTWDEDLLTLHDRGWSIQFDAETYPLELQPPGFGRDEIQRPRGFFDRLLAAKLWITPAEDWQTEAITATTVEEHEESGTTIVEDQRLTGQQVKMLRQSKKWSQRKLSQLSGMSQGLISLIENEERSISSENEQTLRQLFEQDL